One genomic region from Quercus robur chromosome 4, dhQueRobu3.1, whole genome shotgun sequence encodes:
- the LOC126722696 gene encoding cation/H(+) antiporter 28, translated as MSDANPDDPCSGKLSALFTRVAKHVFGFFLMVVLCNVTHYLLRPFSQPRITSDTFIGLLIGNLRIVHGFFDISAAQTLRFIIDFGMICYMFVLGIEMDPYVLLKLPTKDATVAYAGMLSTFILAGAITPFLNYTQEFKMNFTLTLSTALSSTASPVLTRLITSHKIGKSDIGQLVIAAGMHSDFISTLFISIGYIAYPIREKPSGKSRLQDSVEMTIALVIQTVITAKVSPIIMNWVNNENPEGKPMKGSHLVLAVAFMALVSSCSTVYGFSPILSAFMAGIFLPSEGRVSKWVISKINYLLSTIFYPIFFIWMGFEADFHQFEPGQIGTWARLFLLFLIATVGKVAGTVLSGVLLGFRWPESFALGLLLSTKGHYQIYLAIAAKTAGTISTSTSTVMVIAIFFTVVHAPSVVAYIIKLARKRAPTHRIALQSLDPSKEVRILLGVHGPQDAPTAINFTEISRGTADPGIAIYLTDMIELTDNIAATLVRGDEEDTVTVTDQSVTEMREQVTAAAQAYIDHNSDGVKLRRLLALSTFSGMSQDICLLAEDLMTALIILPFHKRQRADGTLDAGHPGFRYVNRKVLRNAPCSVGILVDRGLGLVEKISRSHTSLNVAVIFISGKDDREALAYAGRVACHPGVKLTVIRFLVENSSENTTRRAGSHRVNVAEQEEEMKLDDECFAEFYERCVAGGQVAYMEKHLANSAETYSTLRSLEGQYALIIVGRGGRVNSVLTEGMNDWQQCPELGPIGDVLSGSDFSVKTSVLIIQTNNVRGELDGLDDDFSIM; from the exons atgtcagATGCTAATCCAGATGACCCATGTTCGGGTAAGCTATCAGCACTTTTTACAAGAGTTGCAAAACATGTATTCGGCTTCTTCTTGATGGTGGTTCTATGCAATGTCACACATTACCTTTTAAGGCCTTTCTCACAACCTCGTATCACCTCCGATACCTTT ATAGGGCTACTCATTGGCAACTTAAGAATCGTACATGGTTTTTTTGACATATCAGCAGCTCAAACTTTGCGTTTCATCATTGATTTTGGCATGATCTGTTACATGTTTGTGTTGGGCATTGAAATGGATCCATATGTACTCTTGAAATTACCAACCAAGGATGCTACAGTAGCCTATGCAGGAATGCTTTCCACATTCATCCTAGCCGGAGCTATAACCCCATTTCTGAACTATACTCAGGAATTTAAGATGAACTTCACCCTCACCCTCTCTACTGCCCTCTCTAGCACAGCCTCtccagtcctgacccgtctaATTACTAGTCACAAAATAGGCAAGTCAGACATAGGGCAGCTTGTGATTGCTGCAGGAATGCACTCTGATTTTATATCCACCCTTTTCATCTCCATTGGCTATATTGCATATCCAATAAGAGAAAAACCTTCAGGTAAGAGTAGACTTCAAGATTCCGTGGAGATGACTATTGCACTAGTTATACAAACTGTGATCACTGCCAAAGTTTCACCCATTATTATGAACTGGGTTAACAATGAGAACCCAGAAGGCAAACCAATGAAAGGCTCACATTTAGTGCTTGCAGTTGCCTTTATGGCCTTGGTTAGCAGCTGCTCAACTGTATACGGTTTTAGCCCCATTCTAAGCGCATTTATGGCGGGCATTTTCTTGCCAAGTGAGGGGAGGGTATCAAAGTGGGTAATTAGCAAAATCAACTACTTGTTAAGCACCATTTTCTAtcccatttttttcatttggatGGGGTTCGAAGCTGATTTCCACCAGTTTGAACCTGGCCAAATAGGAACCTGGGCAAGGTTATTTCTACTCTTTCTGATAGCAACAGTTGGGAAGGTAGCTGGAACAGTACTTTCTGGGGTGCTGTTGGGATTTCGTTGGCCTGAATCATTTGCACTTGGGTTGCTTCTCTCTACAAAGGGCCATTATCAAATTTACTTGGCTATTGCTGCTAAAACA GCTGGTACCATTTCTACTTCAACCAGCACTGTGATGGTAATTGCAATCTTTTTCACTGTTGTGCACGCCCCATCAGTTGTTGCATATATCATCAAACTTGCAAGGAAACGAGCACCAACCCATAGAATAGCACTTCAATCACTTGACCCTTCAAAGGAGGTCCGAATCTTGTTAGGTGTTCATGGACCTCAAGATGCTCCAACTGCCATCAACTTCACAGAAATTTCTCGAGGCACAGCTGACCCTGGAATTGCGATATATCTTACTGACATGATTGAACTCACGGATAACATAGCAGCCACACTCGTGAGAGGCGACGAAGAGGACACAGTGACTGTGACCGACCAGTCAGTGACAGAAATGAGAGAACAAGTCACTGCTGCAGCTCAAGCCTATATAGACCATAATAGTGATGGTGTCAAACTCAGACGACTTCTTGCACTCTCAACATTCAGTGGTATGTCCCAGGATATCTGCCTCTTGGCAGAGGACTTGATGACAGCACTCATCATATTGCCATTTCACAAGAGACAGCGTGCCGATGGAACATTGGATGCAGGCCATCCAGGATTCAGATATGTGAACCGCAAG GTACTCAGGAACGCCCCATGCTCAGTGGGAATTCTGGTGGACAGAGGTCTTGGACTGGTAGAAAAAATATCAAGATCACATACATCACTCAATGTGGCAGTAATCTTTATTAGTGGCAAAGATGATAGAGAAGCACTAGCTTATGCCGGTCGTGTAGCATGCCATCCTGGGGTGAAACTCACGGTAATAAGATTCTTAGTGGAGAACAGTTCAGAGAACACGACAAGAAGAGCCGGCAGTCATAGGGTCAATGTTGCTGAGCAGGAAGAGGAGATGAAGCTGGATGATGAGTGCTTTGCTGAGTTTTATGAAAGATGTGTAGCAGGGGGGCAAGTTGCTTACATGGAGAAGCATCTAGCAAATTCAGCTGAGACTTATTCTACTTTGAGGTCATTGGAAGGGCAGTATGCACTCATCATTGTAGGAAGAGGAGGGAGGGTAAATTCAGTGTTGACAGAAGGAATGAATGACTGGCAGCAGTGCCCGGAATTGGGTCCGATTGGTGATGTTCTTTCGGGGTCTGATTTCTCGGTGAAGACCTCGGTTTTGATCATCCAAACAAATAATGTAAGAGGAGAACTAGATGGACTTGATGATGACTTCTCTATCATGTAA